A region of the Gemmatimonadota bacterium genome:
GCTGCGGGCGAGCTGGTAGACGCCTACCGGCTGCACGGGCACGCCGCGGCGCGGCTCGACCCGCTGGGTGGCAGGCGGCCGGGGCACCCCATGCTGGACCCCACCTTCCACGGCATCTCGCGCGAAGATCTGACCAGTATTCCGGCGGCGCTCCTGGGGTTCGAGCATGCCGGCCGGAGCATGGCCGAGGTGCTCGAGTGGCTCGAGGCGACCTACACGGGCACGATTGGCTACGAGTACGAGCACCTCGAGAGCCCGGAACGCCGGGAATGGCTGCGCGAGCAGATCGAGTCCGGTGTGCACGCCCGCCCGCTGGCGGCGGAGCAGAAGAAGCGGCTGCTGAGCCGCCTTACCGACGTCGAGGCGTTCGAGCAGTTCCTGCACCGCGCCTACCTGGGGCAAAAGCGCTTTTCCGTGGAAGGCACCGACGTGCTGGTGCCAATGCTCGAGCTGGCCATTGAGCGGGCCGCAGCAGCAGGCGCACGGGAGGTGGTGCTGGGCATGGCGCACCGTGGGCGGCTGAACGTGCTGGTCCACGTGATCGGCCGGCCGTACACGGCCATCC
Encoded here:
- a CDS encoding 2-oxoglutarate dehydrogenase E1 component, whose product is MPQRIRIDTLSDTYNAGYLQAVYQAYLRDPESVDESWRRLFASDAAARAGFPAREAAGPAAPPARAQLRAAMAAGELVDAYRLHGHAAARLDPLGGRRPGHPMLDPTFHGISREDLTSIPAALLGFEHAGRSMAEVLEWLEATYTGTIGYEYEHLESPERREWLREQIESGVHARPLAAEQKKRLLSRLTDVEAFEQFLHRAYLGQKRFSVEGTDVLVPMLELAIERAAAAGAREVVLGMAHRGRLNVLVHVIGRPYTAI